One part of the Bacteroidales bacterium genome encodes these proteins:
- a CDS encoding DUF438 domain-containing protein, translating into MSELINNSAQRKELLKHMILQLHKGEAPDAVRQQLIQLLKNIPYDDVVSVEQELINEGLPVEEVLKFCDIHTTVLEGHIDQSSAKIIPPGHPVDTFKKENQELLSVTEKIESSFIIANEDESSYQPAELSLKLLAHYNSLMDVDKHYRRKENLLFPFLEKKGITGPPTVMWGKHDEVRTFLKDAIESLKVAGDSSHDEFKSLISLKLQPAVKALKDMIMKEEEILLPMTMDELTDEEWYEVYVQTNEIGYCLYDPKDEWVLELSEGSQIKVDPSLKDGIIRLPSGSFTFEELTALLNTLPIDITFVDRNDKVKFFTQGEHRIFDRNRAILGRDVRMCHPPQSVQIVDQILLDFKSGKESSAPFWIQMGGKFIYINYYPLRDAKGNYLGTFEFSQDLTELRALQGEQRLLSYGNKA; encoded by the coding sequence ATGAGCGAATTAATTAACAATTCTGCACAAAGGAAGGAACTTCTTAAGCACATGATCCTTCAGTTACATAAAGGTGAAGCACCTGATGCTGTCCGACAGCAGTTGATCCAATTGCTGAAAAACATCCCTTATGATGATGTAGTCTCTGTTGAGCAGGAATTAATCAATGAAGGCTTACCAGTTGAGGAAGTCCTAAAGTTTTGTGACATCCATACAACAGTTCTTGAGGGACATATTGATCAATCATCTGCCAAAATCATCCCTCCCGGCCATCCTGTAGATACCTTCAAGAAAGAAAACCAGGAACTTCTGTCCGTAACTGAAAAAATTGAAAGCAGTTTTATCATTGCCAACGAAGATGAATCCAGTTATCAGCCTGCTGAGTTATCCCTGAAATTGCTTGCTCATTACAATAGCCTTATGGATGTTGACAAGCATTACCGAAGGAAAGAGAACTTGCTTTTCCCTTTCCTGGAGAAGAAAGGTATTACAGGACCTCCAACGGTTATGTGGGGCAAGCATGATGAGGTAAGGACATTTCTTAAAGATGCGATAGAGAGCCTTAAAGTAGCTGGCGATTCCAGCCATGATGAGTTTAAATCTCTAATTTCCCTTAAACTTCAGCCAGCTGTAAAAGCACTGAAAGACATGATCATGAAAGAAGAAGAAATCCTTCTCCCAATGACGATGGATGAACTTACAGATGAAGAGTGGTATGAAGTTTATGTGCAGACCAATGAAATTGGATATTGTCTTTACGATCCAAAGGATGAATGGGTGCTGGAATTATCAGAAGGTTCACAAATCAAAGTGGATCCATCACTCAAAGATGGAATAATCAGGCTTCCAAGTGGAAGTTTCACTTTTGAGGAACTCACTGCCTTACTCAATACTTTACCTATAGATATCACTTTTGTTGACAGGAATGACAAGGTAAAATTCTTTACCCAGGGGGAACATAGGATTTTTGACAGGAACAGGGCAATATTAGGCCGTGATGTAAGAATGTGTCATCCTCCACAAAGCGTGCAGATTGTAGACCAGATATTACTCGATTTCAAGAGTGGAAAAGAAAGCAGTGCACCTTTCTGGATCCAGATGGGCGGTAAATTCATTTATATCAACTACTATCCGCTGCGCGATGCAAAAGGCAACTACCTGGGTACTTTTGAATTCTCGCAGGATCTGACAGAACTCAGAGCATTGCAGGGAGAACAACGGTTGTTATCCTATGGAAACAAAGCATGA
- a CDS encoding DUF2249 domain-containing protein, which produces MESTSMKETPPEWLRTENITKSLDAREMLEKGEHPLSIVLSTTQTMKSGDIYELITPFMPAPLVQKVSAQGLETFTKVLAMNEYHSYFYKP; this is translated from the coding sequence ATGGAATCAACCTCAATGAAAGAAACACCTCCCGAATGGCTAAGAACTGAAAATATCACTAAAAGTCTTGATGCCAGGGAAATGCTTGAAAAAGGCGAACATCCCTTGTCGATTGTGCTTTCAACCACACAAACTATGAAAAGCGGTGACATCTATGAACTTATTACGCCATTTATGCCTGCTCCTTTAGTCCAGAAAGTAAGTGCGCAAGGATTGGAGACATTTACAAAAGTGCTGGCTATGAATGAATACCATTCCTATTTTTATAAGCCATAA
- the fabG gene encoding 3-oxoacyl-[acyl-carrier-protein] reductase yields the protein MKLLEGKTALITGGSRGIGKAIAIAFAENGANVAFTDIRRDEIMEETEKELNAMGIKAVGYASDASSYEDSERVVDEAVKEFGKIEILINNAGITRDNLLMRMTEMDWDLVIKVNLKSAFNLTKAIQKYMLKQRFGSIINMSSVVGVSGNAGQSNYSASKAGLIGFTKSIAQELGSRNIRCNAIAPGFIETDMTAKLPEDVRKAWAEQIPLRRGGKPEDVAKACVFLASDLSSYITGQVLNVCGGMNT from the coding sequence ATGAAGTTACTGGAAGGAAAAACAGCATTAATCACCGGTGGTTCCCGGGGAATTGGAAAAGCAATCGCGATCGCTTTCGCTGAAAATGGTGCCAATGTTGCATTCACTGATATTCGTCGGGATGAAATCATGGAAGAGACAGAAAAGGAACTAAATGCCATGGGTATAAAAGCCGTGGGTTATGCATCTGATGCCAGTTCCTATGAAGATAGTGAAAGGGTTGTAGATGAGGCTGTTAAGGAATTTGGCAAGATTGAGATCCTGATCAATAATGCTGGTATAACCCGGGATAATCTGCTCATGCGAATGACAGAAATGGACTGGGATCTTGTAATAAAGGTAAACCTTAAATCAGCTTTTAACCTGACTAAAGCAATTCAAAAGTATATGCTAAAACAACGGTTCGGCTCAATTATCAACATGAGCTCTGTTGTGGGTGTAAGTGGAAATGCAGGCCAGTCGAATTATTCAGCTTCAAAGGCCGGACTTATAGGTTTCACAAAGTCTATTGCTCAGGAATTAGGTTCCCGTAACATCAGGTGTAACGCCATTGCCCCAGGTTTCATTGAAACCGACATGACCGCAAAACTACCAGAAGATGTGAGAAAAGCCTGGGCTGAACAGATTCCTTTACGCAGGGGCGGAAAACCTGAAGACGTTGCCAAAGCATGCGTATTCCTGGCAAGCGACCTGTCAAGTTATATCACCGGACAGGTACTCAATGTTTGTGGAGGGATGAATACCTAG